Proteins found in one uncultured Desulfuromonas sp. genomic segment:
- the pstC gene encoding phosphate ABC transporter permease subunit PstC, whose product MAENFFHTIESESSISRPPSQRDYQWDALFRVIAKSAAGFVILLLAFILWQLFIDAIPAISHSGLGFFTGTTWDGVKGEFGVLPEIWGTLYSSMIALFLGGIFGIFIAIFLTQDFISARLASVFRTIVELLAAIPSVVYGLWGIYVLIPIMRPIASWLHEQLGFIPFFNTNLNGPGLAPAALVLSIMILPTVAALSVDAFRRIPYKVKEAAYGMGTTRWEAILKVMMPTASSGILAALVLAFGRALGETMALAMLIGNSNQINLSLFAPANTLASLLASNFPEAGIVEIQALMYAALVLLLITFLVNVLGLLIQQLAMRKFEGKS is encoded by the coding sequence ATGGCAGAAAACTTTTTTCATACAATTGAATCTGAAAGTTCGATTTCCAGGCCGCCGTCTCAGCGCGATTATCAATGGGATGCACTGTTCCGTGTGATTGCCAAAAGCGCTGCCGGTTTCGTGATTTTGTTGTTGGCTTTTATCCTCTGGCAGCTCTTTATTGATGCGATACCGGCGATCTCCCATAGTGGCTTAGGTTTCTTCACCGGGACGACCTGGGATGGCGTCAAGGGCGAATTCGGCGTTTTACCGGAAATCTGGGGGACGCTCTACAGCTCCATGATCGCGTTGTTCTTAGGCGGGATTTTCGGCATTTTTATCGCCATTTTTCTCACCCAGGATTTTATCAGCGCTCGCTTGGCCAGCGTTTTTCGCACCATTGTCGAATTGCTGGCAGCAATCCCTTCCGTTGTGTACGGGCTGTGGGGGATTTACGTGTTGATCCCCATCATGCGGCCGATCGCCAGCTGGCTCCATGAGCAGCTTGGCTTTATCCCATTTTTTAATACCAACCTTAACGGCCCCGGACTCGCTCCGGCCGCCCTGGTCCTTTCAATTATGATTTTACCGACCGTTGCCGCTCTCTCCGTCGATGCGTTCAGACGGATTCCTTACAAAGTTAAGGAAGCGGCCTACGGCATGGGGACTACGCGTTGGGAGGCGATTTTAAAGGTGATGATGCCAACGGCATCTTCCGGCATCCTGGCGGCTCTGGTCCTGGCCTTTGGCCGCGCTCTGGGTGAAACCATGGCGTTGGCCATGCTGATCGGCAACAGTAACCAGATCAACTTATCGCTGTTTGCACCTGCCAACACCTTAGCATCACTGTTGGCGTCCAATTTCCCCGAGGCCGGTATCGTTGAAATACAGGCCTTGATGTATGCGGCTCTGGTGCTGCTGTTGATTACGTTTTTGGTCAATGTCCTCGGATTACTGATTCAGCAACTTGCCATGCGGAAATTTGAGGGAAAATCATGA
- the pstS gene encoding phosphate ABC transporter substrate-binding protein PstS — MKLAHVFVSALLGFTLLFTATMACAEVKLQGSGASFPFPIYSKWFRDYSKSTDGVRVDYQAKGSGAGIRDYISQVVDFAGSDAAMNDSEIAKAKSGVILLPMTAGEIVLTFNLDGVKELNLPRDVYPLIFTGAISKWNDPKIAAANPGVHLPDRDITVVVRSDSSGTTYVFTGHLSHINETFKTTIGQGKAPQWPGSTRFVKAPKNDGITATVRQTPGSIGYIEYGYAKLTNSPTAKLENKEGHFVLAGAEAGSAALASAEFPKGHLPGSSVPDLRAWVYDPAGAKSYPIATFTWMIFPEKQDPEKAKAARDLVEYCLTEGQKSADSLGYIPLPKNIIETVRKTAQLIK; from the coding sequence ATGAAATTGGCTCATGTTTTCGTAAGCGCCCTGTTGGGCTTCACTCTGTTATTTACAGCAACTATGGCCTGTGCAGAAGTCAAACTGCAAGGTTCCGGTGCAAGTTTTCCTTTCCCGATCTATTCAAAATGGTTTCGCGATTACAGCAAGTCTACGGACGGTGTGCGGGTGGATTATCAGGCCAAGGGAAGTGGCGCCGGCATTCGTGATTATATCAGCCAGGTCGTCGATTTCGCCGGCAGTGACGCGGCCATGAACGACAGCGAGATCGCCAAAGCGAAAAGCGGCGTCATTTTGCTGCCGATGACTGCGGGAGAGATTGTTCTCACCTTTAATCTGGACGGGGTGAAAGAACTCAATCTGCCGCGTGATGTTTACCCACTGATTTTTACCGGTGCCATCAGCAAATGGAACGACCCGAAAATTGCCGCTGCCAATCCCGGTGTGCATCTGCCGGATCGTGACATCACTGTCGTTGTCCGTTCTGACTCCTCCGGCACCACCTATGTCTTTACCGGTCATCTCTCCCACATCAACGAGACATTTAAAACCACCATTGGTCAGGGCAAAGCGCCGCAATGGCCCGGTTCGACTCGTTTCGTTAAGGCGCCGAAAAATGACGGTATTACCGCAACGGTTCGCCAGACTCCCGGCTCCATCGGTTATATCGAGTACGGTTATGCCAAGCTGACCAACTCGCCGACGGCAAAATTGGAAAACAAAGAGGGCCATTTTGTTCTGGCCGGTGCTGAAGCCGGTTCTGCCGCTCTGGCCAGTGCTGAATTCCCTAAAGGTCATCTGCCCGGCTCCAGTGTTCCTGATCTGCGTGCCTGGGTCTATGATCCCGCAGGCGCAAAGTCTTATCCCATCGCCACGTTCACCTGGATGATTTTCCCTGAAAAACAGGACCCTGAAAAAGCCAAGGCAGCCCGTGATCTGGTTGAATACTGTCTGACTGAAGGTCAGAAATCGGCGGATTCTCTCGGTTATATCCCTCTGCCAAAAAATATTATCGAAACCGTTCGCAAAACAGCCCAGCTGATTAAATAG
- a CDS encoding chemotaxis protein CheW, which yields MSDEAYYKDVKVPKLLTGLINHMSTVEGYREELSNLGNQWDLLTILGQMSGTGMDMTDTRLGFQRLTSELLGQLGLETLKATVQEIGSKAQVVVDIVIRNLFERTADIGFLATDDDIRAFLTSATDMERQIALIREQDELQPDQRGAAEIRADQAQRKVKIVERFQEYVAKYSVYYNIILLDPDGQVLVQLDEENTIKSSTDPLLQEALNTHSDYVEAFRQTDLLASEQRALIYAYRVTQTNEPDSMPLGVLCLCFRFENEMEGVFNHLSSDGDWSVLSLLDKEGRVIASSDTYHIPLGAKMEIAPDADFRVSQFAGREYLSTTCATKGYQGYFGLGWYGHVMIPLEHAFDPKNSSDLRQRVAPEILDAVMNDPRLFSEDLRSIPIQADHIQHELERTVWNGNVRESDAQSKVLLWNISDAGARTKMVFEKSIGNLHETVVSGILNDVQFQAALAVDIMDRNLYERANDCRWWALTSAFRSILAQPERSAEDIDTISSILAYINGLYTVYTNLFVYDLSGRILAVSNSAEARIVGTVLSEDWVRDTLSLKESQCYSVSSFSATHLYDSQHTYIYGAAITDPDNPGQCVGGIGIVFDSTPQFCEMLRDSLPRSEKGDVLNGCFGVFADRKRGIISSTDERFTVGEVMDIDPAFFALPNGEGTSRIISFNGYYYAVGARTSAGYREYKTNDGYLNDVIAMVFVPLAEVAERDKRVHRRREMGVAATTRDGGPDCIELATFYIGNKWLGINAGKVKEAITSEGMTTVPGSHAFVVGKILYDGHIINVIDVRTQLKLAQEPFDPNAPIVVLETGEDCVGLVVDALGEIPEVCMDRVDKKKNVLDASGHYIECIIKPQPNSGSKELLVVIDPEKMVDTLIGTCHK from the coding sequence ATGTCAGACGAGGCGTATTACAAGGATGTCAAAGTTCCCAAGCTGTTAACCGGGTTGATCAACCATATGTCCACCGTCGAAGGCTACCGTGAGGAGTTGAGTAATCTTGGTAATCAGTGGGATTTACTGACGATTCTTGGCCAGATGAGTGGTACAGGTATGGATATGACCGACACGCGTTTGGGCTTTCAACGGTTGACATCCGAGTTGCTTGGGCAATTGGGCCTCGAAACGCTTAAAGCAACGGTCCAGGAGATTGGCAGTAAAGCTCAGGTGGTTGTCGATATCGTCATCCGCAATCTTTTTGAGCGAACCGCTGATATTGGTTTTCTGGCCACAGACGATGACATCCGGGCCTTTTTGACGAGTGCCACAGATATGGAGCGTCAGATCGCTTTGATTCGCGAGCAGGATGAGTTGCAGCCCGATCAGCGCGGTGCCGCTGAAATTCGTGCTGATCAAGCGCAGAGAAAGGTAAAGATTGTCGAGCGTTTTCAAGAATATGTGGCCAAGTACTCCGTCTATTACAATATTATTCTCCTTGATCCTGATGGCCAGGTCTTAGTGCAGTTGGATGAGGAGAACACCATTAAGTCTTCAACGGATCCTTTGCTGCAAGAGGCCTTGAATACTCACAGTGACTATGTCGAAGCGTTTCGTCAGACAGATCTTCTTGCTTCTGAACAAAGAGCATTGATTTATGCCTACCGGGTTACTCAAACCAATGAGCCTGATTCGATGCCTTTAGGGGTTTTGTGCCTGTGTTTCCGTTTTGAAAACGAAATGGAGGGCGTTTTTAATCATCTCAGCAGTGACGGGGATTGGTCGGTTTTGAGCTTGCTCGATAAGGAGGGTCGAGTGATTGCCAGCAGCGATACCTATCATATCCCCCTGGGGGCGAAGATGGAAATTGCCCCGGACGCTGATTTTCGTGTCAGCCAGTTTGCCGGACGGGAATATTTGTCAACGACCTGTGCCACAAAAGGTTATCAGGGCTATTTTGGACTCGGCTGGTATGGGCACGTCATGATCCCTTTAGAGCATGCCTTTGACCCAAAAAACTCCTCCGATCTGCGTCAGCGTGTTGCACCGGAAATACTTGATGCGGTGATGAACGACCCGCGACTGTTCTCCGAAGATCTGCGCTCGATACCGATTCAAGCCGATCACATTCAACATGAGTTGGAGCGCACTGTCTGGAATGGCAATGTGCGAGAAAGTGATGCCCAGAGCAAGGTGCTGTTGTGGAATATCTCCGATGCCGGTGCGCGTACCAAGATGGTGTTTGAAAAGTCGATCGGCAATCTGCATGAGACGGTGGTCAGCGGCATTCTCAACGATGTGCAGTTTCAAGCTGCTCTCGCCGTCGATATCATGGACCGCAACCTCTATGAGCGCGCCAATGACTGCCGTTGGTGGGCTTTGACCTCGGCCTTTCGAAGTATCCTGGCGCAACCCGAGCGATCCGCCGAGGATATAGACACCATTTCCTCGATCCTGGCCTATATCAACGGGCTTTATACCGTGTATACCAATCTGTTCGTCTATGACCTTAGTGGACGGATTCTGGCGGTGTCCAATTCCGCGGAAGCACGCATTGTCGGCACGGTGTTAAGTGAGGACTGGGTGCGCGATACCCTGTCTCTCAAAGAGTCGCAATGTTACAGCGTCTCCTCGTTTTCGGCGACGCACCTCTATGACAGTCAACATACCTATATCTACGGAGCCGCCATAACTGATCCGGACAATCCCGGACAATGTGTCGGCGGTATCGGCATTGTCTTCGACAGTACGCCACAGTTTTGTGAAATGTTACGCGACTCGTTGCCGCGCAGTGAAAAGGGCGACGTGCTGAATGGCTGCTTCGGGGTGTTTGCGGATCGTAAGCGGGGTATTATCAGCAGCACGGACGAGCGTTTTACCGTTGGCGAAGTGATGGATATTGATCCGGCTTTTTTTGCCTTGCCTAATGGCGAGGGGACCTCGCGTATCATTTCATTCAACGGCTATTATTATGCCGTTGGAGCGCGCACCAGTGCCGGGTATCGCGAATATAAAACCAATGACGGTTATCTCAACGACGTTATTGCCATGGTTTTTGTCCCGCTCGCTGAAGTTGCGGAGCGAGATAAACGTGTCCATCGTCGCCGCGAGATGGGTGTTGCCGCAACCACACGTGATGGTGGACCGGATTGTATCGAGCTGGCAACGTTCTATATCGGAAACAAGTGGCTGGGAATCAATGCCGGAAAAGTTAAAGAAGCAATTACCTCTGAGGGGATGACAACGGTTCCGGGCTCTCACGCGTTTGTTGTCGGAAAAATCCTCTATGATGGTCATATCATCAATGTGATCGATGTCCGAACCCAGTTGAAACTCGCTCAGGAACCCTTTGATCCCAATGCTCCGATTGTCGTGCTGGAGACCGGAGAGGATTGTGTCGGTCTGGTGGTTGACGCTTTGGGAGAGATTCCCGAAGTTTGCATGGATCGGGTCGACAAAAAGAAAAATGTTCTCGATGCATCAGGTCACTATATTGAATGTATTATCAAGCCTCAGCCAAATTCCGGCAGCAAAGAACTTCTGGTGGTCATTGACCCGGAGAAAATGGTCGATACCCTGATTGGAACCTGTCACAAATAA
- a CDS encoding HD domain-containing phosphohydrolase — MVKKTHRHKRFRPTIRLTVVTIFVFATVLTAALAVGLQYYFSRSMATRTAINRFDGLAVGAGEFVKAIDRQATQATRLLASYPGLVKNQWIRPQVRSLFAEFMAANPMFYSIYLGFDNNDFYELINLNSNPIVRRQFHALPEDRWVVITVRRDGTERIKSYAYLDRKFQLRSRRRVPSDYNAIRRPWFVQAGTDHVNKTAPYLFQILQAPGQTYSMRLKGGDAVVAVDIALSSLSGYLAGQRIDGAGDIYLYQKSGEVIASDLGANRRTRLPRVEPLSLSESEQALVAATGTLKVSNETNWAPIDFAVSGQPNGYSVDYLSLISQLTGLSFEYVNGFSWLELVERFRNQEIDVLQSLFRTEQTQHLGLFSDPYLSLPYSLVTLPDHAPVTHIRQMEGKTLAIPRGWSIIDVIETNFPRITVKEVATSREALEAVSRKQADAGLDLGEILHHIARHYFYTQLQYHDAVQFDPVTFPHELHLAVAEDKAALLSILNKAIAAVSDAQKKALAARWFDDQPRQRQGVVPYEQLVTLAGQPYKQRRLNQFTINDKQVFIYVTPFVQAHRTDEYLAIVMPVDAVLQPALEKVKWSILFTVVLLLVLLPTPWIFASPIVSPIKGLAKENEKIRLRRYDQLRIPDSHIKEIHDLGVSMKIMAASIRDYEIKQKSLMDAFIQLLAQAIDDKSPYTAEHCKRVPELAFMLAEQAEQSRLPSFADFSFKSDEQWREFRVGAWLHDCGKITTPEHVVDKGTKLEMIYNRIHEIRTRFEVLWRDAEIRYWQHCQQNPDQQARYRKEMDAAHKQLQDDFVFVAGMNVGGEFLDEQKTQRLQQLAGVTWTRHFSDRLGLSPVEELRRHGKETPLPCEEPLLADKPEHVISRNHAVQYDSHLGIRMEIPEHKANYGELYNLLVERGTLTTEDRFRINEHIISTIRMLEALPFPQDLARVPRYASTHHETMRGDGYPRRLKGDDLSIPERIMALADIFEALTASDRPYHKAKPVSVAIDILYRMVEDEHVDRQVFELFLTSGVYLEYARRFLPPEQIDDVDISRYVLDAASKTDRPSHCSD, encoded by the coding sequence ATGGTGAAAAAGACGCATAGACACAAACGTTTTCGTCCCACCATTCGTTTGACTGTTGTGACGATCTTTGTTTTTGCAACGGTTCTCACTGCCGCTCTGGCTGTGGGTTTGCAGTATTATTTCAGCCGTAGCATGGCAACCAGAACAGCGATCAATCGTTTTGACGGTTTGGCCGTTGGCGCCGGAGAGTTTGTCAAAGCGATCGACAGACAGGCCACTCAGGCAACCCGATTGCTGGCCAGTTACCCCGGACTGGTAAAAAATCAATGGATCAGACCTCAGGTGCGCAGTCTGTTTGCCGAGTTTATGGCGGCAAATCCGATGTTTTACTCGATTTATCTGGGGTTTGATAACAACGACTTCTATGAATTGATCAACCTTAACAGCAACCCTATTGTACGTCGTCAATTTCATGCGTTGCCGGAGGATCGGTGGGTGGTGATTACGGTGCGGCGTGATGGAACCGAGCGAATTAAGAGCTATGCGTATCTCGATCGGAAGTTTCAATTGCGCTCCCGGCGTCGTGTGCCGAGTGATTATAATGCCATCAGACGCCCCTGGTTTGTCCAGGCCGGGACAGATCACGTTAATAAAACCGCGCCATACCTGTTTCAGATTCTACAGGCGCCGGGGCAAACCTATTCGATGCGTCTCAAAGGTGGCGACGCGGTCGTTGCGGTTGATATCGCTTTGAGCTCACTTTCCGGTTATCTGGCCGGACAACGCATTGATGGTGCTGGAGATATCTACCTGTATCAAAAAAGTGGTGAGGTGATCGCTTCTGACCTTGGTGCAAATCGCCGCACAAGACTGCCGCGCGTTGAGCCTTTGTCGTTATCGGAAAGTGAGCAGGCTCTTGTTGCCGCCACAGGCACGCTTAAGGTCTCCAATGAAACCAACTGGGCACCAATCGACTTTGCCGTTTCCGGGCAGCCGAATGGCTACAGTGTCGATTATTTGAGCCTTATTTCGCAACTGACTGGTCTATCGTTTGAATATGTCAACGGTTTTAGCTGGCTGGAACTGGTTGAGCGGTTTCGTAACCAGGAGATTGATGTGTTGCAGTCCCTCTTCCGCACCGAGCAAACGCAACACTTGGGACTTTTTTCAGACCCCTACCTCTCCTTGCCGTACTCACTGGTGACCTTACCCGATCATGCGCCGGTGACTCATATCCGCCAGATGGAAGGCAAAACACTGGCCATTCCTCGGGGCTGGTCGATCATTGATGTCATTGAGACGAATTTTCCGCGCATCACGGTTAAGGAAGTCGCCACCAGTCGCGAGGCGCTTGAAGCTGTCAGCCGAAAACAGGCAGATGCCGGTTTGGATTTGGGCGAAATTCTTCATCATATCGCCCGGCACTATTTTTATACTCAATTGCAATATCATGACGCGGTTCAGTTTGACCCGGTCACCTTTCCCCACGAACTCCATCTGGCTGTAGCTGAGGATAAAGCTGCCTTGTTGTCGATTCTCAATAAAGCGATTGCTGCAGTGAGCGATGCTCAAAAAAAGGCCTTGGCTGCCAGGTGGTTTGACGATCAGCCACGCCAGAGACAGGGGGTTGTTCCTTATGAACAACTGGTGACCCTGGCCGGTCAACCCTACAAACAACGTCGTTTAAACCAATTCACCATCAACGATAAACAGGTGTTTATCTATGTGACTCCGTTTGTTCAGGCCCACCGGACGGATGAGTATCTGGCAATTGTCATGCCGGTAGATGCAGTCCTGCAGCCAGCGTTGGAGAAGGTTAAATGGTCCATTCTCTTCACGGTGGTGTTGCTGCTGGTGTTGTTGCCGACACCGTGGATTTTTGCCTCGCCCATTGTGTCACCAATTAAAGGCCTGGCCAAAGAAAATGAGAAAATTCGTCTACGCCGCTATGACCAATTGCGCATTCCCGACAGTCATATCAAGGAGATTCACGATCTCGGTGTGTCGATGAAAATTATGGCCGCCTCCATTCGCGATTATGAAATTAAACAAAAGTCGTTGATGGATGCGTTTATTCAACTGCTCGCCCAGGCCATTGACGATAAATCCCCTTATACTGCGGAGCATTGTAAGCGGGTGCCTGAGCTGGCGTTTATGCTGGCAGAACAGGCTGAGCAGAGTAGATTGCCTTCTTTTGCCGATTTCAGCTTTAAAAGCGACGAGCAATGGCGTGAATTTCGTGTCGGTGCCTGGTTGCACGATTGCGGGAAAATTACCACTCCGGAACATGTCGTTGATAAAGGCACCAAGCTGGAGATGATCTACAATCGCATCCATGAAATCCGTACCCGATTTGAGGTGCTGTGGCGTGATGCTGAGATTCGCTATTGGCAACATTGCCAACAGAACCCTGACCAACAAGCCCGGTATCGTAAAGAGATGGACGCTGCCCACAAACAATTGCAGGATGACTTTGTCTTTGTCGCCGGTATGAATGTTGGTGGGGAATTTCTTGATGAACAAAAAACACAGCGTTTGCAACAACTCGCCGGCGTAACCTGGACGCGTCATTTTAGCGACCGATTGGGCCTGTCACCGGTGGAAGAGCTGCGGCGGCACGGTAAGGAAACTCCGCTGCCGTGTGAGGAGCCGCTTCTGGCCGATAAGCCTGAACATGTGATTTCCCGAAATCATGCGGTTCAGTACGATTCCCATCTTGGCATTCGTATGGAGATTCCTGAACACAAAGCCAACTACGGTGAGTTGTATAACCTGCTTGTGGAGCGAGGCACATTGACCACAGAAGATCGCTTCAGGATTAACGAACATATTATCAGCACGATCCGCATGTTGGAGGCATTGCCGTTTCCTCAGGATCTGGCGCGTGTGCCTCGCTATGCTTCGACCCACCATGAAACAATGAGAGGTGATGGTTATCCGCGTCGCCTCAAAGGCGATGATCTTTCCATTCCCGAACGGATCATGGCATTGGCCGATATTTTTGAAGCCCTCACCGCATCGGACCGCCCTTATCACAAGGCCAAGCCCGTCAGTGTTGCCATCGATATTCTTTACCGCATGGTGGAGGACGAACATGTCGACCGCCAAGTCTTTGAGCTGTTTCTCACCAGTGGCGTATATCTGGAGTATGCCCGGCGTTTTTTACCGCCGGAGCAGATCGATGATGTTGATATCAGCCGTTATGTTCTTGATGCTGCGAGCAAAACTGATCGTCCTTCGCATTGCTCAGATTGA
- a CDS encoding substrate-binding domain-containing protein, giving the protein MVEQTRTTEGHSNPADVVQRLLKTAGVSGAVLCSRDGDVVGHELPHHFTRKDMTRLGKVMNQSRSGVVASLGKVETGDFRYADHRVLIYYFSKGEVLLLCEPDVKPELARKAVLQQKDAFDTLMTGILSQQRKESVEPQAPERDFSETAGEQKLKRWPLLVAVTALLLIGVAFGYWWNIMTSPPSAVAVETATQNKATPVHDVSTLEPRTILGLHGSNTIGAKLAPELAKKYLRKLGANRIWVKPGVEHDEQDIFGLIDGADLLKIAIQAHGSSTSFKGLDAEMCDIGMASRRIKDKEVVMLQRFGDMRQAASEHVLAMDGIAVIVNPANTTSELNMAQLAGLFSGQINDWSQIPGSGLTGPVTVYARDEKSGTWDTFKNMILKPRALSLTEQAARIEDSRILTAQVAKDLQGIGFIGLPYIKPAKAISVSEQGAAAVYPTPFTVATEDYPLARRLYLYSPALPDNDHTRDFIEFALSDLGQQAVNEVGFVKLTVEEQQFTLPQTAPADYLAATLGAKRLSVTYRFKSGSTELDNRALRDLDRLVDFMHQGRNRYRRLMLFGFADKIGGGDVNQVLSEERARKVFIALQSRGLKAKVVMGLGEAMPVADNATSGGREKNRRVEVWISEP; this is encoded by the coding sequence ATGGTAGAGCAAACCCGTACGACAGAAGGGCACAGTAATCCAGCCGATGTGGTGCAGAGACTCCTGAAGACCGCCGGTGTCAGTGGTGCTGTGTTGTGCAGCCGTGATGGTGACGTGGTCGGCCATGAGCTGCCGCATCATTTTACCCGTAAAGACATGACGCGCCTGGGAAAGGTGATGAACCAGAGTCGTAGCGGGGTGGTGGCCTCATTGGGGAAAGTGGAGACAGGCGATTTTCGTTACGCCGACCATCGGGTGCTGATCTATTATTTTTCCAAAGGGGAAGTGCTGCTTCTTTGCGAGCCGGATGTTAAACCGGAGCTGGCACGAAAGGCGGTGTTACAACAAAAGGATGCGTTTGATACGTTGATGACCGGTATTCTGAGTCAGCAGCGCAAAGAGAGCGTTGAGCCCCAAGCTCCTGAACGGGATTTTTCCGAGACTGCTGGTGAGCAAAAACTGAAACGCTGGCCATTGTTGGTTGCTGTGACGGCTCTCTTGCTGATTGGTGTGGCTTTTGGCTACTGGTGGAATATCATGACTTCACCGCCATCTGCGGTTGCCGTGGAAACTGCCACACAGAACAAGGCCACGCCTGTTCACGATGTGTCGACCCTGGAACCACGCACGATTCTCGGCCTGCATGGCTCCAACACCATTGGTGCCAAATTAGCACCAGAACTGGCCAAAAAATACCTGCGCAAACTCGGAGCAAATCGCATCTGGGTGAAGCCCGGAGTGGAGCACGATGAGCAGGATATTTTTGGTCTTATCGATGGTGCCGACCTGTTAAAAATTGCTATTCAGGCGCATGGGTCCAGTACGTCGTTTAAAGGCCTTGATGCGGAAATGTGTGATATCGGCATGGCATCGCGCCGGATCAAAGATAAAGAAGTGGTGATGCTCCAACGATTTGGCGATATGCGTCAGGCTGCGTCTGAACATGTATTGGCCATGGATGGTATCGCCGTTATTGTCAATCCTGCCAATACCACCTCCGAGTTGAACATGGCCCAACTCGCCGGGCTTTTTTCAGGGCAGATCAATGACTGGAGCCAGATTCCCGGCAGTGGCTTGACCGGCCCGGTCACTGTCTATGCCCGTGACGAAAAGTCAGGCACGTGGGACACATTTAAAAACATGATCTTAAAACCGCGCGCACTCAGCTTGACTGAGCAGGCCGCCCGTATCGAGGACAGTCGTATTCTTACGGCACAAGTCGCCAAGGATTTACAAGGGATCGGATTTATCGGCCTGCCTTACATCAAACCGGCCAAAGCGATTTCCGTTTCGGAACAAGGGGCGGCTGCCGTTTATCCGACACCCTTTACCGTGGCCACGGAAGATTATCCGCTGGCACGGCGCCTCTATCTGTATTCTCCGGCGTTGCCGGACAATGATCACACCCGGGACTTTATCGAATTTGCCCTGAGTGATTTGGGGCAACAGGCGGTTAACGAGGTCGGTTTTGTCAAATTGACTGTTGAGGAACAGCAGTTCACGTTGCCGCAAACGGCTCCGGCCGACTATCTTGCTGCAACTCTGGGGGCGAAGCGCCTTTCGGTCACCTATCGCTTTAAGAGTGGCAGCACCGAACTGGATAATCGCGCTTTACGCGATCTGGATCGTCTGGTGGATTTTATGCATCAAGGGCGTAATCGCTATCGTCGGTTGATGTTGTTTGGTTTTGCCGACAAAATTGGTGGAGGTGACGTCAACCAAGTTCTGTCTGAGGAGCGGGCACGTAAAGTTTTTATCGCCCTGCAGAGTCGTGGCCTCAAAGCCAAAGTTGTGATGGGACTTGGCGAGGCCATGCCTGTTGCTGATAACGCCACTTCGGGGGGGCGTGAAAAGAACCGCCGGGTTGAAGTGTGGATCAGCGAGCCCTGA
- a CDS encoding DUF4388 domain-containing protein: MTGNAAEELGFTGELPTVGLADLLQMQNQNGFSGALSIQQGEHKGAIYFHHGDVVHAEYGRWRGLKAMYIMLGRGKGRFSCQMGLEPPRQTIDVTMNHLLLEGHRWLDELTDKQREALFYDAPQERKVNRLVKKLLPIQGVEYAVLFDENGHPYEDDTNAGLRMSAQGDLMRNNGVELGRILGLGELRSGMFSGRGGHMLLLISNLKALLVSICGQKKPQSVEAAVRKTLMDH, translated from the coding sequence ATGACGGGGAATGCTGCCGAAGAATTGGGGTTTACAGGTGAATTGCCAACGGTTGGATTGGCGGATTTACTTCAGATGCAAAACCAAAACGGCTTTTCTGGAGCTCTTTCCATTCAACAGGGCGAGCACAAGGGCGCGATTTATTTTCACCACGGGGACGTGGTTCATGCTGAGTATGGCCGTTGGCGCGGGCTGAAGGCGATGTACATCATGTTGGGTCGTGGCAAGGGCCGTTTCTCGTGCCAAATGGGTCTTGAGCCGCCACGTCAGACGATCGATGTGACGATGAACCACCTGCTGCTTGAGGGCCATCGCTGGCTGGATGAACTAACGGACAAACAACGTGAAGCGCTGTTTTATGATGCACCGCAAGAGCGCAAAGTGAACCGGCTGGTTAAAAAATTATTGCCGATTCAGGGCGTTGAATATGCGGTGTTGTTCGACGAAAACGGCCACCCCTATGAAGATGATACCAATGCCGGTTTGCGCATGTCGGCCCAGGGCGATCTGATGCGCAATAACGGGGTTGAATTGGGGCGAATTCTAGGACTTGGCGAGTTGCGCAGTGGCATGTTCAGCGGCCGCGGCGGCCATATGCTGTTGCTGATCTCCAATCTCAAGGCATTGCTGGTTAGTATCTGTGGCCAAAAGAAACCTCAATCTGTTGAAGCGGCTGTGCGTAAAACTCTTATGGATCATTAA